In Flavobacterium sp. WV_118_3, one DNA window encodes the following:
- a CDS encoding OmpA family protein gives MRHLNKLFVAALMFAGLSSQAQDSNNPWAITIGANAVDTRFSASKKLEDQFSQYFNAKANWNIIPSVSFVNVSRHIGDNFSFGVTGSVNKITKFVEPRVTVPGDYNVVNPGDLSYYGIDGVINYSFMNLIGSKVIDPSAHIGGGYTFFGDASTGTVNGGLGLTFWFSENVGLSFRSTYKHSFDETRDPSVDVPSHMQHFAGITFKFGGKDTDGDGIYDKDDACPDVPGLKEFQGCPDTDGDGIPDKDDACPDVAGPKEFQGCPDTDGDGIPDKDDACPEVAGPKQFNGCPDTDGDGVPDNVDKCPTVKGPKENGGCPWPDRDGDGVADKDDKCPDVKGTVANNGCPEVSDETIKKLNAYAKTILFNSGKASFQKQTFPVLQSITAILKEYPNSRFSIEGHTDSDGKDAFNQKLSEDRAKAVKDYLIENGIDSDRLSSIGYGESKPIDTNKTAKGKANNRRVEVKLIK, from the coding sequence ATGAGACATCTAAACAAATTATTCGTAGCAGCATTGATGTTTGCGGGTCTAAGTTCGCAGGCTCAGGATAGCAATAACCCTTGGGCTATTACTATTGGTGCGAATGCTGTAGACACTAGATTCAGTGCTAGCAAGAAATTAGAAGACCAGTTTTCACAGTATTTTAACGCAAAAGCCAACTGGAACATTATTCCATCAGTATCTTTTGTTAACGTTTCCAGACACATTGGAGATAACTTCTCTTTTGGCGTAACGGGATCGGTAAACAAAATCACTAAATTTGTTGAGCCAAGAGTTACAGTTCCTGGTGATTACAATGTGGTGAATCCTGGAGATTTATCTTACTACGGAATTGATGGGGTTATTAACTATAGCTTCATGAACCTTATCGGATCTAAAGTTATTGATCCGTCTGCACACATCGGTGGAGGTTATACTTTCTTTGGTGATGCTAGTACAGGAACCGTTAACGGAGGTTTAGGATTAACTTTCTGGTTCTCTGAAAACGTAGGTTTATCGTTCCGTTCAACTTACAAACATTCATTTGATGAGACAAGAGATCCGTCAGTAGACGTTCCTTCTCACATGCAACACTTCGCGGGTATTACTTTCAAATTTGGAGGTAAAGATACAGACGGAGACGGAATCTATGATAAAGATGACGCTTGTCCGGATGTACCTGGTTTAAAAGAATTCCAGGGTTGTCCTGATACAGACGGAGACGGAATTCCAGATAAAGATGACGCTTGTCCAGATGTAGCTGGTCCTAAAGAATTCCAGGGTTGTCCTGATACAGACGGAGACGGAATTCCTGATAAAGACGATGCTTGTCCTGAAGTAGCTGGTCCAAAACAATTCAACGGATGTCCTGATACAGACGGTGATGGTGTGCCAGATAACGTAGACAAATGTCCTACTGTAAAAGGTCCTAAAGAAAACGGTGGTTGTCCTTGGCCAGATAGAGATGGTGACGGTGTAGCTGATAAAGATGATAAATGTCCAGATGTAAAAGGAACTGTTGCTAACAACGGATGTCCTGAAGTTTCTGACGAGACTATCAAAAAATTAAATGCTTACGCTAAAACGATCTTGTTCAACTCTGGTAAAGCTTCTTTCCAAAAACAAACTTTCCCTGTGTTACAGTCAATCACTGCAATCTTAAAAGAGTATCCAAACTCTAGATTCAGCATCGAAGGACACACAGATAGCGATGGTAAAGATGCATTCAACCAAAAATTATCTGAAGACAGAGCTAAAGCTGTTAAAGATTATTTAATCGAAAACGGAATTGACTCCGATAGATTGTCTTCAATCGGATATGGTGAGTCTAAACCAATCGATACAAACAAAACAGCGAAAGGTAAAGCAAACAACAGACGTGTTGAGGTTAAATTAATCAAATAA
- the kbl gene encoding glycine C-acetyltransferase, protein MYGKIKEHLQNELNAIQDNGLFKKERIITSPQGAEITISTGETVLNFCANNYLGLSSHPEVVQAAKDALDTHGFGMSSVRFICGTQDIHKTLERKIADFYGTEDTILYAAAFDANGGVFEPLLGEEDAIISDSLNHASIIDGVRLCKAARYRYENNNMADLEQQLIKANAEGRRFKLIVTDGVFSMDGLVAPLDKICDLADKYDAMVMVDECHAAGFIGATGKGTLEAKNVMGRVDIITGTLGKALGGAMGGYTTAKKEIIEILRQRSRPYLFSNSLAPSIVGASIKVFELLEKDTTLRDKLEWNTNYFKAGMKAAGFDIIDGDSAIVPVMLYDAKLSQVMADELLKKGIYVIGFFFPVVPKDKARIRVQLSAGHSKAHLDKAISAFTEVGKALGVIQ, encoded by the coding sequence ATGTACGGAAAAATCAAAGAGCATTTACAAAACGAATTAAATGCCATTCAGGATAACGGATTGTTTAAAAAAGAACGCATTATCACGTCGCCACAAGGTGCGGAAATCACCATTTCGACCGGAGAAACCGTGTTAAATTTTTGTGCGAACAACTACCTCGGATTGTCATCGCATCCGGAAGTGGTTCAGGCGGCAAAAGATGCTTTGGATACACACGGATTCGGAATGTCGTCCGTTCGTTTTATCTGTGGTACGCAGGATATTCACAAAACATTAGAGCGAAAAATTGCCGATTTCTATGGTACGGAAGATACGATACTGTATGCGGCTGCTTTTGATGCCAATGGAGGTGTTTTTGAGCCGCTATTGGGAGAAGAAGACGCGATCATTTCGGATAGTTTAAACCACGCTTCGATTATCGATGGTGTGCGTTTGTGTAAGGCGGCCCGTTACCGTTATGAAAACAACAATATGGCCGATTTGGAACAGCAGTTAATCAAAGCAAATGCAGAAGGAAGACGCTTTAAACTGATTGTAACCGACGGTGTTTTTTCGATGGACGGTTTGGTAGCGCCATTGGATAAAATCTGCGATTTAGCCGACAAATACGATGCGATGGTGATGGTAGACGAATGTCATGCGGCCGGATTTATCGGAGCGACCGGAAAAGGTACGTTGGAAGCTAAAAATGTAATGGGGCGTGTGGATATTATAACCGGAACATTAGGGAAAGCCTTAGGTGGCGCTATGGGTGGTTATACAACGGCCAAAAAAGAAATAATCGAAATTTTAAGACAACGTTCAAGACCGTATTTGTTTTCAAATTCATTGGCACCGTCTATCGTGGGCGCGTCGATTAAAGTTTTTGAATTGTTGGAAAAAGATACTACATTGCGCGACAAACTGGAGTGGAATACGAACTATTTTAAAGCAGGAATGAAAGCGGCCGGATTTGATATCATCGATGGCGACTCAGCAATTGTGCCGGTAATGCTTTATGATGCAAAACTTTCGCAAGTAATGGCAGATGAATTACTTAAAAAAGGAATCTATGTAATCGGCTTCTTTTTCCCGGTGGTTCCAAAAGATAAAGCAAGAATTAGAGTACAATTGTCTGCAGGTCATTCTAAAGCGCACTTAGACAAGGCGATAAGTGCATTTACAGAGGTCGGAAAGGCATTGGGAGTAATTCAATAA